One Natrinema longum genomic window carries:
- the menD gene encoding 2-succinyl-5-enolpyruvyl-6-hydroxy-3-cyclohexene-1-carboxylic-acid synthase: MTAPNRATLWGRVLVDELAKQGLEAVCLAPGSRSTPLTVAFAEHPTIDVYSHLDERSAAYFALGRARRTGEPTAVVCTSGTAAANFHPAVMEADQARVPLLVLTADRPPELRDSGANQTVDQVKLYGDAVRWYTELPEPEPDERKVRRLRTTAARALSETTGDPPGPVHCNCPFRKPLEPTAVPGDVPDAFAETTAAKGRDGPFVETTRGTGTLAAEEHGALLQALETADRPLVVAGPADPTALSTLEPAAVTELADRLGAPILADPLSGLRFGPHVRPESDDVAGRPRTIYGGYDTYVGELPPPDVVLRFGASPTSKPLRHWLRDADARQFLVDPAGAWREATFTATDLLAAEPAAVVDGLLEALATTDSGLNEGVVTDDDWRARFDAAERRHWTVRDEALEPAVLESDPFEGAILASAVSNAPDPATVFVSNSMPIRDADRFARPRPADLTVLANRGASGIDGITSTALGAGTTTDEPLVLVTGDLALYHDSNGLLAVDRCDVDATIVLLDNDGGGIFHELPIEAFDPPFTEQFKTPHGLEFDALADLYGLEFQRVTPTAFDDAYRRSIDASGTQLLAVEFDSEASHRRRDTLADRVRSAVDGTPE; the protein is encoded by the coding sequence ATGACGGCACCAAACCGCGCGACGCTGTGGGGTCGCGTCCTCGTCGACGAACTGGCAAAGCAGGGACTCGAGGCCGTCTGTCTCGCGCCGGGCAGCCGCTCGACGCCGCTGACAGTCGCGTTCGCCGAACACCCGACTATCGACGTCTATTCGCACCTCGACGAGCGCTCGGCGGCGTACTTCGCGCTCGGTCGTGCCCGTCGCACCGGCGAGCCGACGGCAGTGGTCTGTACCTCCGGGACGGCGGCGGCCAACTTCCATCCCGCCGTGATGGAGGCCGATCAGGCCCGCGTCCCCCTGCTCGTGCTCACGGCCGACCGACCGCCCGAACTCAGAGACAGCGGCGCGAACCAGACCGTCGATCAGGTCAAACTCTACGGCGACGCGGTCCGGTGGTACACGGAACTGCCCGAACCCGAGCCCGACGAGCGGAAAGTGCGGCGGCTCCGGACGACCGCCGCGCGGGCGCTCTCCGAAACGACCGGCGACCCGCCCGGGCCAGTCCACTGTAACTGTCCGTTTCGCAAGCCACTCGAGCCGACCGCGGTGCCCGGCGACGTGCCCGACGCGTTCGCCGAGACGACGGCCGCGAAGGGTCGTGACGGCCCCTTCGTCGAAACGACTCGCGGGACGGGAACGCTCGCGGCCGAGGAGCACGGAGCGCTTCTGCAAGCGCTCGAAACCGCCGACCGACCGCTCGTCGTCGCGGGTCCCGCCGATCCGACGGCGCTTTCCACACTCGAGCCTGCGGCCGTCACCGAACTCGCGGACCGCCTCGGCGCGCCGATCCTCGCGGACCCGCTTTCGGGACTGCGATTCGGCCCGCACGTTCGCCCCGAGAGCGACGACGTGGCTGGGCGACCGCGGACGATCTACGGCGGGTACGACACCTACGTCGGAGAGCTACCACCCCCCGATGTCGTTCTCAGGTTCGGCGCGTCCCCGACGTCGAAACCGCTTCGTCACTGGCTTCGGGACGCCGATGCCCGGCAGTTCCTCGTCGATCCCGCAGGCGCGTGGCGCGAGGCGACGTTCACCGCCACCGACCTGCTCGCCGCCGAGCCCGCGGCCGTCGTCGACGGCCTGCTCGAGGCGCTGGCGACGACCGATAGCGGGCTGAACGAGGGGGTCGTGACCGACGACGACTGGCGTGCCCGGTTCGACGCGGCCGAACGTCGCCACTGGACGGTCCGCGACGAGGCACTGGAACCAGCGGTCCTCGAGTCCGACCCCTTCGAGGGAGCGATCCTCGCGTCGGCCGTCTCGAACGCGCCGGACCCGGCGACGGTGTTCGTCTCGAACAGCATGCCGATTCGGGACGCCGACCGGTTCGCGCGACCGCGACCCGCCGACCTGACGGTGCTCGCGAATCGCGGCGCAAGCGGTATCGACGGAATCACGAGTACGGCACTCGGTGCTGGCACCACGACCGACGAACCGCTGGTACTCGTCACCGGCGACCTGGCCCTCTATCACGATTCGAACGGGCTGCTCGCGGTGGATCGCTGTGACGTCGACGCTACGATCGTGCTGCTGGACAACGACGGCGGCGGCATCTTCCACGAACTCCCCATCGAGGCGTTCGACCCGCCGTTCACGGAGCAGTTCAAGACGCCCCACGGCCTCGAGTTCGACGCGCTCGCGGACCTGTACGGACTCGAGTTCCAGCGCGTGACTCCCACGGCGTTCGACGACGCGTACCGTCGATCGATCGACGCGTCGGGGACGCAACTCCTCGCGGTCGAATTCGATTCCGAAGCGAGCCACCGGCGTCGGGACACACTCGCCGACCGCGTCAGGTCGGCCGTCGACGGGACTCCCGAGTGA
- a CDS encoding isochorismate synthase, with protein sequence MDRSSGDGRLASEGESAAGTVDLVGRSRKLEGVSFGAILDGSAESCVQWATPDGLELVGRGVAARFRAGGPDRFDRIRSQAGRAFDGLEHEGPPAARPRAFGGFSFHDGHEAAPPWTGFDAASFVVPQVLVARTDDGTWLTAVGPGEDEAADRLEDWHERLAALPAMRPSGSTPGVAATRRTTSPADWSTQVETALERIADGRLRKVVLAQALSVDLEGPVDVPATLERLRRQYPNCYRFLVGHEIGGTFFGAPPERLVSKRGDRVETEALAGSVPRGETPAEDDEHVDRMRADAKFQHEHGLVVDAIREQLAPLASELTVSEQTIRRLATIQHLQTPIEARLAGDRHVLEIVEALHPTPAVGGVPPDAAWETIRETEAFDRGWYAAPVGWFDADGDGEFAVAIRSGIAADGAVTLFAGNGIVADSDPAEEWDEVQLKFRPILDELRSRPNR encoded by the coding sequence ATGGATCGATCGTCGGGCGATGGTCGACTGGCGAGTGAGGGTGAGTCGGCGGCCGGCACTGTCGACCTCGTCGGCCGGAGTCGCAAACTCGAGGGCGTCTCCTTCGGTGCGATTCTCGATGGCAGTGCCGAGTCGTGCGTCCAGTGGGCTACCCCCGACGGTCTCGAACTCGTCGGTCGGGGCGTCGCCGCCCGGTTCAGGGCCGGTGGCCCCGACCGATTCGATCGGATTCGATCGCAGGCCGGCCGAGCCTTCGATGGGCTCGAACACGAGGGGCCCCCGGCAGCCCGGCCGCGAGCGTTCGGCGGGTTTTCGTTTCACGACGGCCACGAGGCAGCGCCACCCTGGACCGGCTTCGACGCGGCGTCGTTCGTCGTCCCGCAGGTTCTCGTCGCTCGGACCGACGACGGGACGTGGCTGACGGCCGTCGGACCCGGCGAAGACGAAGCCGCCGACCGACTCGAGGACTGGCACGAGCGGCTGGCAGCCCTCCCGGCGATGCGACCGAGCGGGTCGACGCCGGGCGTCGCCGCGACACGGCGGACGACCTCGCCCGCGGACTGGTCGACCCAGGTCGAGACCGCACTCGAGCGGATCGCCGACGGCCGGTTGCGGAAAGTCGTCCTCGCGCAGGCCCTCTCGGTCGACCTCGAGGGGCCCGTCGATGTCCCCGCGACGCTCGAGCGCCTGCGCCGCCAGTATCCGAACTGTTATCGCTTTCTGGTCGGTCACGAAATCGGCGGCACCTTCTTCGGTGCACCACCCGAACGGCTGGTCTCGAAGCGCGGCGACCGCGTCGAGACGGAAGCGCTCGCCGGCTCGGTCCCGCGCGGCGAGACGCCGGCCGAAGACGACGAACACGTCGATCGGATGCGGGCGGACGCGAAGTTCCAGCACGAACACGGGCTCGTCGTGGACGCGATCCGTGAACAGCTCGCCCCGCTCGCGAGTGAACTCACCGTCAGCGAGCAGACGATTCGGCGGCTGGCGACCATTCAACACCTCCAGACGCCGATCGAAGCGAGGCTCGCGGGGGATCGGCACGTCCTCGAGATCGTCGAGGCGCTGCATCCGACGCCCGCGGTCGGCGGCGTCCCGCCCGACGCGGCCTGGGAGACGATCCGCGAGACGGAGGCGTTCGATCGTGGCTGGTACGCCGCACCCGTGGGGTGGTTCGACGCCGACGGCGACGGCGAGTTCGCCGTCGCCATCCGATCCGGCATCGCGGCCGACGGCGCGGTGACGCTCTTTGCGGGCAACGGGATCGTCGCCGACAGCGACCCGGCCGAGGAGTGGGACGAAGTACAGCTCAAGTTCCGACCGATCCTCGATGAACTCCGATCGCGGCCGAACCGATGA
- a CDS encoding sulfite oxidase-like oxidoreductase, translating to MDTTDVTDLYQEFGDDRLPPGQRETTAFPVLSKGGRPDWDPETWEFTVTGAVEEELRFSWDEFRSLPSVTQRQDFHCVTGWSKFDCEFTGVPFLELADRAGVDEDAVHVMFAALDDYTTDLPLEECMREEVLFAWEFDGEPLPEDHGGPLRVVTPHRYAYKGAKWVDGIEFLTEPQRGYWERRGYSQTADPWQEERYS from the coding sequence ATGGATACCACTGACGTTACGGATCTCTACCAGGAGTTCGGCGACGACCGACTGCCGCCGGGACAGCGCGAGACCACCGCGTTTCCGGTCCTCTCGAAGGGGGGGCGGCCCGACTGGGATCCGGAGACCTGGGAGTTTACCGTCACCGGCGCGGTCGAGGAGGAACTGCGCTTCTCGTGGGACGAGTTCCGGTCCTTGCCGAGCGTCACCCAACGACAGGACTTCCACTGCGTGACCGGCTGGAGCAAGTTCGACTGCGAGTTTACGGGCGTTCCGTTCCTCGAACTCGCCGACCGGGCCGGCGTCGACGAGGATGCGGTCCACGTCATGTTCGCCGCGCTCGACGACTATACGACGGACCTCCCGCTCGAGGAGTGCATGCGCGAGGAGGTGTTGTTCGCGTGGGAGTTCGACGGCGAGCCACTTCCCGAAGACCACGGCGGCCCGCTGCGGGTCGTCACGCCCCACAGATACGCCTACAAGGGAGCGAAGTGGGTCGACGGCATCGAGTTCCTTACCGAACCCCAGCGGGGCTACTGGGAACGGCGCGGCTACTCGCAGACGGCCGATCCGTGGCAGGAAGAACGATACAGCTGA